agaaaaaagcaaaaaaaaaattcaagaaatggACTTTCAGATGACATATGTTTCATACCTAAGGTTTTTCACATAGCTCAACAATTGGGAACAGAATTTCCACCAAATTTGATATGCCAAGAAATACTGTTACAATTCCTCACTGCAAGCCTGTTTAAATGAGCTTTACAGCTGAGCAAGATCATGTGGCTTCTCCATAGCTTCTCTAAGTATCATTTCTGCTCTCCTCTTCTTGTCATCCTTCTCATCATCCCTCAAAGGCCACGAGTCTTTTCTTGCATCCAAAGCATTAGAAGATAATGATGCAGCTATAGATTTCTTGTCAACTCCAATCTTGAAATGCACTGTAGGCCTGCTTCTAAGAACAACCTTCTTGTCACTAGCACTATAGTCAAGAGAACCCACCTTTGCAGCCTCAAAGACAGGAGCAAAGGTCTCAAGCACCGATAACCTTTTGCCAGCATCTGCCTCATGTAGACGAGCATTTTCAGATACTGCTTTTTCTTTATATGGTAAAGGTGGGGCCAGAAATGGGTTGCTACCGACTACCTGCTTCCCCTTCCCAACATCACCATCACCAGTTGGTTGAAACCCAGCTGCTTCACTGGAGGCAAGTCGCTTCTGTAAGCTTAACAAAGACCTTTCTGCCTTCCTCCGCTGCCTTGCTTGTTCGACCTTGTCTGTTTTGGCATCAGTGGTCCTCTTGTTCCAAACAGGCGTGTGGACATAGGTATGAGGATCAGGGAGC
This genomic stretch from Musa acuminata AAA Group cultivar baxijiao chromosome BXJ3-9, Cavendish_Baxijiao_AAA, whole genome shotgun sequence harbors:
- the LOC135649701 gene encoding transcription initiation factor TFIID subunit 8-like; its protein translation is MSDGGKESESDQQSSLKKSLPSSATDEFGRAVVKIAVAQICETVGFQGSHYSAVDALTEVTVRYICDLGKSASFYAHLAGRTSCNVFDIIQSLEDLSSQAGFSGASDVHHCLVGSGVVREITHFVSTKEEVPFAQPIPRFPIPRVPKATPSFAQVNKEPPGKHIPDWLPRLPDPHTYVHTPVWNKRTTDAKTDKVEQARQRRKAERSLLSLQKRLASSEAAGFQPTGDGDVGKGKQVVGSNPFLAPPLPYKEKAVSENARLHEADAGKRLSVLETFAPVFEAAKVGSLDYSASDKKVVLRSRPTVHFKIGVDKKSIAASLSSNALDARKDSWPLRDDEKDDKKRRAEMILREAMEKPHDLAQL